Proteins from a single region of Shinella zoogloeoides:
- the rnk gene encoding nucleoside diphosphate kinase regulator translates to MTATKTKGRRPAITIARSEHARLSNLADMLAERDPHAAEQLAAELDRAKVVDDARMAPGVMRIGSTAEFQIDEEAPQTAELVFPKDADISRQRISVLTPVGAALLGLSAGQSIEWAARDGRVRRLQVIAVHAGAPDTARAS, encoded by the coding sequence ATGACCGCCACCAAGACCAAGGGCCGCCGGCCCGCCATCACCATCGCCCGTTCCGAGCACGCGCGCCTTTCCAACCTTGCCGACATGCTGGCCGAGCGCGATCCGCACGCCGCCGAGCAGCTTGCCGCCGAACTCGACCGCGCGAAGGTGGTGGACGACGCGCGCATGGCCCCGGGCGTGATGCGTATCGGCTCCACCGCCGAATTCCAGATCGACGAGGAAGCGCCGCAGACCGCCGAGCTGGTCTTCCCCAAGGACGCCGACATCTCCCGCCAGCGCATCTCCGTGCTGACGCCGGTGGGTGCGGCGCTGCTTGGCCTTTCCGCCGGCCAGTCCATCGAATGGGCCGCGCGGGACGGGCGCGTGCGCCGTCTCCAGGTCATCGCCGTCCATGCGGGTGCGCCGGATACGGCCCGCGCCTCGTAA
- the gdhA gene encoding NADP-specific glutamate dehydrogenase, producing MATVDEKLEPILAQVLQRNPAEPEFHQAVREVLESLGQVVSKHPGYLTDALIERICEPERQIIFRVPWVDDKGQVQINRGFRVQFNSALGPYKGGLRFHPSVNLGIIKFLGFEQIFKNALTGLPIGGGKGGSDFDPKGKSDLEIMRFCQSFMTELHRHLGEHTDVPAGDIGVSGREIGWMFGQYKRLTNRFEAGVFTGKGLSYGGSLVRKEATGYGAVYFTQAMLSTKGTDFSGKRVTVSGSGNVAIYAMEQAIAYGAKVVACSDSSGYIVDEAGIDLDLVKEIKEVRRERMSEYAKAKAGSHFIPTGKGSIWDVPCEVALPCATQNELSGKDARMLIKNGVIAVAEGANMPSTPEAVRAFQDSGVLFGPGKAANAGGVATSALEMQQNASRDSWSFETARERLGQIMAGIHNRCAETAEEYGAKGNYVLGANIAGFTRVAEAMRAQGVI from the coding sequence ATGGCGACCGTCGACGAGAAGCTTGAACCCATCCTTGCCCAGGTGCTGCAGCGCAACCCGGCGGAACCGGAATTCCACCAGGCGGTGCGCGAAGTGCTGGAAAGCCTCGGCCAGGTCGTCTCCAAGCATCCCGGTTACCTGACGGACGCGCTGATCGAGCGCATCTGCGAGCCGGAGCGCCAGATCATCTTCCGCGTGCCGTGGGTCGACGACAAGGGCCAGGTGCAGATCAACCGCGGCTTCCGCGTGCAGTTCAATTCGGCGCTCGGCCCCTACAAGGGCGGCCTTCGCTTCCACCCCTCCGTCAATCTCGGCATCATCAAGTTCCTCGGCTTCGAGCAGATCTTCAAGAACGCGCTGACGGGCCTGCCGATCGGCGGCGGCAAGGGCGGCTCGGACTTCGACCCCAAGGGCAAGTCCGACCTCGAGATCATGCGCTTCTGCCAGTCTTTCATGACCGAGCTGCACCGCCATCTCGGCGAGCACACGGACGTTCCTGCCGGCGATATCGGCGTCAGCGGCCGCGAGATCGGCTGGATGTTCGGCCAGTACAAGCGCCTCACCAACCGTTTCGAAGCCGGCGTCTTCACCGGCAAGGGCCTCAGCTACGGCGGCTCGCTGGTGCGCAAGGAAGCGACCGGCTACGGCGCGGTCTACTTCACCCAGGCCATGCTCTCCACCAAGGGCACGGACTTCTCCGGCAAGCGCGTCACCGTTTCCGGCTCGGGCAATGTCGCGATCTATGCCATGGAACAGGCGATTGCCTATGGCGCCAAGGTCGTCGCCTGCTCTGACAGCAGCGGCTACATCGTCGACGAGGCGGGCATCGACCTCGATCTCGTCAAGGAGATCAAGGAAGTGCGCCGCGAGCGCATGTCGGAATATGCCAAGGCGAAGGCCGGCTCGCATTTCATCCCGACCGGCAAGGGGTCCATCTGGGATGTGCCCTGCGAAGTCGCGCTGCCCTGCGCCACGCAGAACGAGCTGTCCGGCAAGGATGCCCGCATGCTGATCAAGAACGGCGTCATCGCCGTCGCCGAGGGCGCCAACATGCCCTCGACGCCGGAAGCCGTGCGCGCCTTCCAGGATTCGGGCGTGCTCTTCGGCCCCGGCAAGGCGGCCAATGCCGGTGGCGTGGCCACCTCGGCGCTGGAAATGCAGCAGAACGCCAGCCGCGATAGCTGGAGCTTCGAGACCGCGCGTGAACGCCTCGGCCAGATCATGGCCGGCATCCACAACCGCTGCGCCGAAACGGCCGAGGAATATGGCGCCAAGGGCAACTACGTGCTCGGCGCCAACATCGCCGGCTTTACCCGCGTGGCCGAAGCCATGCGCGCGCAGGGCGTGATCTGA